In the Nothobranchius furzeri strain GRZ-AD chromosome 15, NfurGRZ-RIMD1, whole genome shotgun sequence genome, one interval contains:
- the tfe3a gene encoding transcription factor E3a, with product MSTSSSDGVRQNLSGTEPDQREAAVLQPHTVFVILDSSETLNYVQVESGIVADIDVDGLIPSEGNTFYEIKSQPITTSLSAASCSSPSSSFASVMPSRILLRQDLMRQQALEEEQKEAQQQQLCSSDSSSPISVSVSSCRPAQVPVEVLKVQTHLENPTRYHIQQAQRQQVHQYLSNTKTANQQPAVLGSTSRRPREGSPKEEMKETVIDDVISLDSSFSEEFLTLIDSGLQLTSMMPLSGNVLDVCGGVDTPTVAISNSCPADLCSVKTEQSDVESKALLKDRQKKDNHNQIERRRRFNINDRIKELEGLIPKSFDLETRWNKGTILKASVDYIRKLQRDQQRAQEMEERQKILESTNRLLMQRIQELELQARLFPSSVSSPPPASSSSSLDPHTLLSLPPPHPSLSFMDLDEPQAASTVFSPDLMDLTELRGLGGLLMEEDGEDPLLSCGTSKTSSFSVDEDI from the exons ATGTCAACTTCGAGCTCAGACGGAGTCCGGCAGAACCTGAGCGGAACCGAGCCGGACCAGCGGGAGGCCGCGGTTCTGCAACCGCACACCGTGTTTGTGATCCTGGACTCGAGCGAGACTCTCAACTATGTTCA GGTGGAGTCGGGAATCGTTGCTGACATTGATGTTGACGGTTTGATTCCCTCTGAGGGCAACACTTTCTACGAGATTAAGAGTCAGCCAATCACCACCAG CTTGTCAGCAGCATCCTGCTCGTCTCCATCCTCCTCCTTTGCATCAGTCATGCCCTCCAG GATCCTATTGAGACAAGATCTGATGCGTCAGCAGGCTCTGGAGGAGGAACAGAAGGaggcgcagcagcagcagctgtgctCCTCTGACTCCTCCTCACCCATCAGCGtgtccgtgtcctcctgcagacctGCTCAGGTCCCCGTGGAGGTTCTGAAG GTGCAGACTCACCTGGAGAACCCCACCAGGTACCACATTCAGCAGGCGCAGAGGCAGCAGGTCCACCAGTACTTATCCAACACTAAgacagccaatcagcagccagctGTGTTGGGCTCCACCTCCAGACGGCCAAGAGAAGGCAGCCCAAAAGAAGAG atgaaagaaactgttattgatgatgtcatcagcctGGACTCCAGCTTCAGCGaggagttcctcacgctgattgaTTCTGGCCTACAACTCACAAGcatg ATGCCACTTTCGGGGAACGTGCTggatgtgtgtgggggggtggacaCGCCCACTGTTGCCATTAGCAACAGCTGCCCGGCTGACCTGTGCAGTGTGAAGACCGAGCAGAGCG ATGTGGAGAGCAAAGCTCTGCTGAAGGACCGGCAGAAGAAGGACAACCACAACCAGA TTGAGAGAAGGCGCCGCTTCAACATCAATGATCGCATCAAGGAACTTGAAGGGCTGATCCCCAAATCCTTCGACCT GGAGACCAGGTGGAACAAAGGAACCATCCTGAAGGCTTCTGTGGACTACATCCGCAAACTGCAGAGAGATCAGCAGAGAGCACAAGAGATGGAGGAGAGGCAGAAGATACTAGAGAGCACCAACCGCTTGTTGATGCAGCGCATACAG GAGTTGGAGCTCCAGGCTCGCCTCTTCCCTTCATCCGtttcctcccctccccctgcatcctcctcctcctctcttgatCCACACACTCTGCTCTCTCTGCCTCCGCCTCACCCGTCTCTGAGCTTCATGGACCTGGATGAGCCCCAGGCAGCGTCCACTGTCTTTTCTCCAGACCTGATGGACCTGACGGAGCTGCGGGGCCTGGGGGGGCTTCTGATGGAGGAGGATGGAGAAGACCCACTGCTGTCCTGCGGAACCTCAAAGACCAGCAGCTTCAGCGTGGACGAAGACATCTGA
- the LOC129164803 gene encoding NADH-ubiquinone oxidoreductase chain 5 yields MPQKSIIIIIVFIIILTIIIIIITTIIIIIIINTIIISTIIIIIIVFIIILTIIIITTVIIIISIIISTIINTIIIIIIIIIITTIISTIIITTIIIIIIIIIIIITTTTIIITTIISTTIITTIIIIIIIIITTIIISTIINTIIITTIIISTIINTIIIIIIIIIIITTIIISTIINTIIIIIIIIIIITTIIISTIIINTIIIIIIIIIIIITTIIISTIIINPIIIIIIIIIIITTIIISTIIINTIIIIIIIIIIITTIIISTIIINPIIITTIIISTIITNTIIITTIIISTIIINTTIIISIIISTIINTIIIIIIIIIIITTIIISTIIINTIIITTIIISTIIINTIIIIIIIIIIITTIIISTIIINTIIITTIIMVFIIILTIIIIIIATVIIIISIIISIIINTIIIIIIIINIIIIITTIIISTIIINTIIIIIIIITTIIISTIIINTIIIIIIIIIIIITTIIISTIIINPIIITTIIISTIITNTIIITTIIISTIITNTIIITTIIISTIIINTTIIISIIISTIINTIIIIIIIIIIITTIIISTIIINTIIITTIIISTIIINTIIIIIIIIIIITTIIISTIIINTIIITTIIISTIIINTIIIIIIIIIIITTIIISTIIINTIIITTIIMVFIIILTIIIIIIATVIIIISIIISIIINTIIIIIIIINIIIIITTIIISTIIINTIIIIIIIIIIITTIIISTIIINTIIITTIIMVFIIILTIIIIIIATVIIIISIIISIIINTIIIIIIIINIIIIITTIIISTIIINTIIIIIILIIIITIIISTIIINTIIITTIIISTIIINTIIITTIIISTIIINTIIIIIIIIIIITTIIISTIIINTIIIIIIIIIIIIITIAIIIIIIISIIIATTIIIITITTIIIITIVNTIIISTIIIATTIITIVNTIIISTIIIIIVSIFLI; encoded by the coding sequence ATGCCACAAAaaagcatcatcatcattattgtctTCATTAtaatcctcaccatcatcatcatcatcatcaccaccataataataatcatcatcatcaacaccatcattatctccaccatcatcatcatcattattgtctTCATTAtaatcctcaccatcatcatcatcaccaccgtaATAATAATCATCTCCATCATTATCTccaccatcatcaacaccatcatcatcatcataatcatcatcatcatcaccaccatcatctccaccatcatcatcaccaccatcatcatcatcataatcatcatcatcatcatcatcaccaccaccaccatcatcatcaccaccatcatctccaccaccatcatcaccaccatcatcatcatcatcatcatcatcatcaccaccatcattatctccaccatcatcaacaccatcatcatcaccaccatcattatctccaccatcatcaacaccatcatcatcatcataatcatcatcatcatcatcaccaccatcattatctccaccatcatcaacaccatcatcatcatcataatcatcatcatcatcatcaccaccatcattatctccaccatcatcatcaacaccatcatcatcatcataatcatcatcatcatcatcatcaccaccatcattatctccaccatcatcatcaaccccatcatcatcatcataatcatcatcatcatcatcaccaccatcattatctccaccatcatcatcaacaccatcatcatcatcataatcatcatcatcatcatcaccaccatcattatctccaccatcatcatcaaccccatcatcatcaccaccatcattatctccaccatcatcaccaacaccatcatcatcaccaccatcattatctccaccatcatcatcaacaccaccatcatcatctccatcattatctccaccatcatcaacaccatcatcatcatcataatcatcatcatcatcatcaccaccatcattatctccaccatcatcatcaacaccatcatcatcaccaccatcattatctccaccatcatcatcaacaccatcatcatcatcataatcatcatcatcatcatcaccaccatcattatctccaccatcatcatcaacaccatcatcatcaccaccatcattatggTCTTCATTAtaatcctcaccatcatcatcatcatcatcgccaccgTAATAATAATCATCTCCATCattatctccatcatcatcaacaccatcatcatcatcataatcatcatcaacataatcatcatcatcaccaccatcattatctccaccatcatcatcaacaccatcataatcatcatcatcatcatcaccaccatcattatctccaccatcatcatcaacaccatcatcatcatcataatcatcatcatcatcatcatcaccaccatcattatctccaccatcatcatcaaccccatcatcatcaccaccatcattatctccaccatcatcaccaacaccatcatcatcaccaccatcattatctccaccatcatcaccaacaccatcatcatcaccaccatcattatctccaccatcatcatcaacaccaccatcatcatctccatcattatctccaccatcatcaacaccatcatcatcatcataatcatcatcatcatcatcaccaccatcattatctccaccatcatcatcaacaccatcatcatcaccaccatcattatctccaccatcatcatcaacaccatcatcattatcataatcatcatcatcatcatcaccaccatcattatctccaccatcatcatcaacaccatcatcatcaccaccatcattatctccaccatcatcatcaacaccatcatcatcatcataatcatcatcatcatcatcaccaccatcattatctccaccatcatcatcaacaccatcatcatcaccaccatcattatggTCTTCATTAtaatcctcaccatcatcatcatcatcatcgccaccgTAATAATAATCATCTCCATCattatctccatcatcatcaacaccatcatcatcatcataatcatcatcaacataatcatcatcatcaccaccatcattatctccaccatcatcatcaacaccatcatcatcatcataatcatcatcatcatcatcaccaccatcattatctccaccatcatcatcaacaccatcatcatcaccaccatcattatggTCTTCATTAtaatcctcaccatcatcatcatcatcatcgccaccgTAATAATAATCATCTCCATCattatctccatcatcatcaacaccatcatcatcatcataatcatcatcaacataatcatcatcatcaccaccatcattatctccaccatcatcatcaacaccatcatcatcatcataatcctcatcatcatcatcaccatcattatctccaccatcatcatcaacaccatcatcatcaccaccatcattatctccaccatcatcatcaacaccatcatcatcaccaccatcattatctccaccatcatcatcaacaccatcatcatcatcataatcatcatcatcatcatcaccaccatcattatctccaccatcatcatcaacaccatcatcatcataatcatcatcatcatcataatcatcatcaccatcgccataatcataatcatcatcatctccatcatcatcgccaccaccataatcatcatcaccatcaccaccatcatcatcatcaccatcgtcaacaccatcattatctccaccatcatcatcgccaccaccatcatcaccatcgtcaacaccatcattatctccaccatcattatcatcattgtatcgatattcctgatctaa
- the fgd1 gene encoding FYVE, RhoGEF and PH domain-containing protein 1 — protein MTGFVFCCAMYMDRSSATRGPASSSSPSLLSKTLSLEPSCSSCGHQQVLDTDAPELSSSDLGPSSAEEGAELECCGSVIDTGPPELPATTITPINKIRPLLPGPKPQVPPKPPHLQQQAGGSRLRSRVSDKPLPPPPPCRAIPADQWGGRTPPIHADGTSSPTCVLSLIEKFEREQIIVVPDITGGAMCPRPLDPPSPRPSWPPASSSSTTPLPEEGESLREATRPDDITHGGDGEEELCEDDDEEEDEELMAACSDIPHEKRLSIEPDCCTSEKHLEDDAAAVETSDLQQRLLLDQSELPSERLSLPSSQTDGKLANRDSGIDSISSPSHSEEFCFAGVDDGVVAYPCSPALLPRLSSSSSYAGEGGEGDEGEMRGGVRGRGLSEEGDSDLDEEVELTLVLTPPKTDRQDSAELSVHQRVFNIANELLHTELTYVSKLHLLDQVFCARLMEEAQSRPFFPPDVIQGIFSNICSIYCFHQQFLLPALQKRMEEWDSNPRIGDILQKLAPFLKMYGEYVKNFDRAMELVNTWMERSSQFKTIIQEIQREERCGNLTLQHHMLEPVQRIPRYELLLKDYLNRLPEDAPDYRDAQKSLELIATAAEHSNAAIRKTERMRKLLKVYELLGGEEDIVNPTNELIKEGHILKLSNKNGTTQDRYLILFNDRLLYCVPKLRLIGQKYGVRARIDVDGMELKEMSSAAVPRTFLVSGKQRSLELQARTEGEKKDWIQAIQATIQRHEQAMESFRQLTCSLRDDQSSPPHSPSCMELGKRAPTPIREKEVTLCMKCQEPFNSITKRRHHCKACGHVVCGKCSEFRARLSYDNNRTNRVCVDCYVTLVGVSPSPCGVSSSNQRRRSILEKQASLAAENSVICSFLHHMEKGSGRGWQKAWFVIPENEPLVLYIYGAPQDVKAQRSVPLIGFEISLPESCDRLERRHAFKISQSHLTLYFSAEGEELQRRWMDILSRAGRGEEPLSHQPIIESLEEEGEGLGDEIEGDDT, from the exons ATGACCGGATTTGTGTTTTGCTGCGCGATGTACATGGACCGAAGCAGCGCGACCAGGG GCCCCGCCTCCTCCTCCAGTCCCAGCTTGCTGAGTAAGACCCTCTCTCTGGAGCCATCCTGCTCTTCATGTGGTCACCAACAGGTCTTGGATACTGATGCTCCTGAGCTGTCCAGCTCTGACTTGGGGCCCAGTTCAGCAGAGGAAGGGGCGGAGCTTGAGTGTTGCGGCTCCGTGATTGACACGGGTCCTCCAGAGCTACCAGCTACCACAATAACACCAATAAACAAGATCCGGCCACTGCTGCCAGGGCCCAAGCCTCAGG TTCCGCCAAAGCCCCCCCATCTCCAACAGCAGGCAGGCGGGTCAAGGCTCCGCTCTCGAGTCTCCGACAAGCCCCTCCCACCTCCACCACCCTGCAGAGCCATACCAGCAGATCAATGGGGGGGACGCACTCCTCCAATCCACGCAGATGGCACCTCCTCCCCCACTTGTGTGTTGTCACTCATTGAGAAGTTTGAGCG GGAGCAGATTATTGTGGTCCCGGACATCACTGGGGGGGCCATGTGTCCCCGCCCACTGGACCCCCCCTCTCCTCGACCTTCATGGCCACCAGCGTCATCCTCATCCACCACTCCTCTACCTGAGGAGGGAGAGTCACTGCGTGAGGCCACAAgacctgatgacatcacacatggTGGTGATGGAGAGGAGGAGTTATGTGAAgatgatgacgaggaggaagatgaagagctgatggcggcgtgcagtgACATTCCCCATGAGAAGCGTTTGTCCATCGAACCTGATTGCTGTACCTCAGAGAAACACCTGgaagatgatgctgctgctgtagaAACATCAGACCTGCAGCAGAGGCTGCTTCTTGACCAATCAGAGCTGCCCTCTGAGCGTCTGTCCCTCCCCTCCTCACAGACAGATGGGAAGTTGGCTAATCGGGACAGTGGCATTGACAGCATCAGCTCACCCTCCCACAGCGAGGAATTCTGCTTTGCCGGCGTGGATGATGGAGTTGTGGCCTATCCCTGTAGCCCCGCCCTCCTTCCCCGCCTCTCCAGCTCATCGTCTTATGCTGGAGAGGGAGGTGAGGGGGACGAAGGTGAGATGAGAGGAGGAGTTAGAGGAAGGGGGctgtctgaggagggagacagtgaCCTCGACGAGGAGGTGGAGCTGACTCTCGTGCTAACCCCTCCCAAGACTGATAGACAGGATTCTGCCGAG CTGTCCGTCCATCAGAGAGTTTTCAACATTGCCAACGAGCTGCTGCACACGGAGCTCACCTACGTATCTAAGCTCCACCTGCTGGATCAG gtcttctGTGCCAGACTCATGGAGGAAGCTCAGTCTCGCCCCTTCTTCCCTCCCGATGTCATTCAGGGAATCTTCTCAAACATCTGCTCCATCTACTGCTTCCATCAGCAGTTCCTGCTGCCGGCTCTGCAGAAACGCATGGAGGAGTG ggactcaaacccacgaattGGCGACATCTTGCAGAAGTTGGCTCCTTTTCTTAAGATGTACGGAGAATATGTGAAAAACTTTGACCGAGCCATGGAACTGGTAAACACATGGATGGAAAGATCATCCCAGTTTAAAACCATCATCCAGGAAATCCAG AGAGAAGAGCGCTGTGGGAACCTGACCCTGCAGCACCACATGCTGGAGCCAGTTCAGAGGATTCCTCGCTACGAGCTTCTGCTCAAGGACTACCTGAACCGACTCCCAGAGGACGCTCCGGATTACAGAGATGCCCAGA AGTCTCTGGAGCTGATTGCGACAGCAGCAGAACACTCCAACGCAGCCATAAGGAAAACG GAGAGAATGAGGAAGTTGTTAAAGGTCTACGAGTTGTTGGGAGGAGAAGAAGACATTGTAAATCCGACTAACGAGCTCATCAAAGAAGGACACATCCTGAAACTGTCCAACAAGAATGGCACTACGCAAGACCGATACCTCATCCTG TTTAATGACAGGCTGCTGTACTGCGTCCCAAAGCTGCGTCTGATTGGTCAGAAATATGGGGTCCGGGCTCGAATCGATGTGGATGGGATGGAG CTGAAGGAGATGAGCAGTGCTGCGGTTCCGAGGACATTCCTGGTGTCAGGAAAACAGAGATCCCTGGAGCTGCAGGCCCG GACAGAGGGAGAGAAGAAGGACTGGAttcag GCCATCCAGGCGACCATCCAGCGCCACGAGCAGGCGATGGAGAGTTTCCGACAGCTGACCTGTTCGCTGAGAGATGACCAGTCCTCTCCGCCTCACTCACCG AGCTGCATGGAGTTGGGAAAACGAGCTCCGACTCCAATCAGAGAGAAGGAAGTAACTCTGTGCATGAAGTGTCAGGAACCCTTCAACTCCATCACCAAAAGACGACATCACTGCAAAGCATGCGGACAC GTGGTCTGTGGTAAGTGCTCTGAGTTCCGTGCTCGTCTGTCGTACGACAACAACCGAACCAACCGTGTTTGCGTTGATTGCTACGTAACGCTGGTGGGAGTGTCGCCGTCACCCTGTGGAGTGAGCAGCAGCAACCAGAGGAGGCGTTCCATTCTGGAG AAACAGGCCTCACTGGCAGCCGAGAACAGCGTGATTTGTAGTTTTCTTCATCACATGGAGAAAGGAAGTGGGCGGGGCTGGCAGAAGGCGTGGTTTGTCATCCCTGAAAACGAGCCTCTGGTGCTGTACATCTACGGAGCGCCGCAG GATGTGAAGGCGCAGCGGAGCGTTCCTCTGATTGGCTTTGAGATCTCTTTACCGGAGTCATGTGATCGCTTGGAGCGACGACACGCCTTTAAGATTTCACAGAGTCACCTAACCCTTTACTTCAGCGCAGAGGGGGAGGAGCTACAACGCAGGTGGATGGACATCCTGTCGAGGGCCGGGAGAGGGGAGGAGCCTCTGAGCCACCAACCAATTATAGAGAGTcttgaagaggaaggggaggggcttGGCGATGAGATCGAAGGAGATGACACATGA